A region of Burkholderiales bacterium JOSHI_001 DNA encodes the following proteins:
- a CDS encoding AAA+ family ATPase (PFAM: ATPase family associated with various cellular activities (AAA); BCS1 N terminal) encodes MWQDIVEALRAQLANQVVAGAVALGLIGVAAAALRGLPGALWSQLQRAFVVTATLDSRNDLFEAFIGWLDDQRLGQRSRWFTVIQSKPPVAEEGADDNPPLQFSPAPGLHFFWYRGRLMWLKREIAMNLQVIETMHLSALFGSRPMMEQMLQGVVAHAGERRAHRLALFTVDRWGEQWHLADAKPRRSLSSVVLDADAARCLHDDIHHFFGRRDWYAQMGIPWRRGYLLHGPPGTGKTSVAYALAGELHLKLCTLSLTNPKLNDHSIADLLQRTPARSLILIEDIDAFFNARQKQDTRIEVSFSGLLNALDGVAAQEGRIIVLTTNHRELLDAALIRPGRIDMEVELGNATAMQLRALFLRFFPQATAQADMAVAAYTPRSLSPAQVQQALLAAADAGDAVQRLASAKAA; translated from the coding sequence ATGTGGCAGGACATCGTCGAGGCTTTGCGCGCACAGCTGGCCAACCAGGTGGTGGCCGGTGCGGTGGCGCTGGGGCTCATCGGCGTGGCCGCCGCGGCGCTGCGCGGTCTGCCGGGCGCGCTGTGGTCGCAACTGCAGCGCGCCTTCGTGGTCACCGCCACGCTGGACAGCCGCAACGACCTGTTCGAAGCCTTCATCGGCTGGCTGGACGACCAGCGCCTGGGCCAGCGCAGCCGCTGGTTCACCGTCATCCAGAGCAAGCCGCCGGTGGCCGAAGAAGGTGCCGACGACAACCCGCCGCTGCAGTTCAGCCCGGCACCGGGCCTGCACTTTTTCTGGTACCGCGGCCGGCTGATGTGGCTGAAGCGCGAGATCGCGATGAACCTGCAGGTGATCGAGACCATGCACCTGAGCGCCCTGTTCGGCAGCCGGCCGATGATGGAGCAAATGCTGCAGGGCGTGGTGGCGCATGCGGGTGAACGCCGCGCCCACCGCCTGGCCCTGTTCACCGTGGACCGCTGGGGCGAGCAATGGCACCTGGCCGACGCCAAGCCGCGCCGCAGCCTGAGTTCCGTGGTGCTGGACGCCGACGCCGCGCGTTGCCTGCACGACGACATCCACCACTTCTTCGGCCGCCGCGACTGGTACGCGCAGATGGGCATTCCCTGGCGCCGCGGCTACCTGCTGCACGGCCCGCCGGGCACCGGCAAGACCAGCGTGGCCTATGCCCTGGCGGGTGAACTGCACCTGAAGCTGTGCACCCTGAGCCTGACCAACCCCAAGCTGAACGACCACAGCATCGCCGACCTGCTGCAGCGCACGCCGGCGCGTTCGCTCATCCTGATCGAGGACATCGACGCCTTCTTCAACGCGCGCCAGAAGCAGGACACCCGCATCGAGGTCAGCTTCTCCGGCCTGCTGAACGCACTGGACGGCGTGGCCGCGCAGGAAGGCCGCATCATCGTGCTCACCACCAACCACCGCGAGCTGCTGGACGCCGCGCTCATCCGCCCGGGTCGCATCGACATGGAGGTGGAACTGGGCAACGCCACAGCCATGCAGCTGCGCGCCTTGTTCCTGCGCTTCTTCCCCCAGGCCACGGCCCAGGCCGACATGGCGGTGGCGGCCTACACGCCCAGGAGCCTGTCGCCGGCCCAGGTGCAGCAGGCGCTGCTGGCCGCGGCCGACGCTGGCGATGCAGTTCAGCGTCTGGCCAGCGCGAAGGCCGCATGA
- a CDS encoding cytosine deaminase-like metal-dependent hydrolase (PFAM: Amidohydrolase family), giving the protein MRTLLIRDAEVLVTMDAQRRELCGGSLLVRGPAIEGVWAAGEMPPDVVADEVIDARGHAVLPGLVNTHHHMYQSLTRAVPAAQDAALFDWLRTLYPIWMGITPEMVRVSTQLAMAELLLSGCTTSSDHLYLYPNGVRLEDSLEAAADIGMRFHAARGSMSVGESAGGLPPDALVEDEAHILRDTQRLIEAHHDPRRYAMQRVVVAPCSPFSVSPALMKESAALARALGTRMHTHLAENDHDVAYSLQRFGQTPAQYAESLGWLGPDVWHAHCVRLDPEGIARFGASATGIAHCPCSNMRLASGIAPVRQWLQAGVPVGLGVDGSASNDGAHLLGEARMALLLARVGAAQEAPSIDASGHTVYGCDHGAARLSVRDALAIATRGGAQVLGRDDIGQLAPGMAADLALFNLNGVGLAGGALHDPVAALLLCAPAAAAYTLVNGRVVVREGQLTTLDLGALVARHNHLARDLVNARR; this is encoded by the coding sequence ATGAGGACCTTGCTGATCCGCGACGCCGAGGTGCTGGTGACCATGGACGCGCAGCGGCGCGAACTTTGCGGCGGCAGCCTGCTGGTGCGCGGCCCGGCGATTGAAGGTGTCTGGGCCGCAGGGGAGATGCCGCCCGACGTGGTCGCCGACGAGGTGATCGACGCCCGCGGCCACGCCGTGCTGCCCGGCCTGGTGAACACCCACCACCACATGTACCAGAGCCTGACGCGGGCGGTGCCGGCGGCGCAGGACGCGGCGCTGTTCGACTGGCTGCGCACGCTGTACCCGATCTGGATGGGCATCACGCCGGAAATGGTTCGTGTGTCCACGCAGCTGGCCATGGCCGAGCTGCTGCTGTCGGGCTGCACCACCAGCAGCGACCACCTCTACCTCTACCCCAACGGTGTGCGGCTGGAAGACAGCCTGGAAGCCGCGGCCGACATCGGCATGCGCTTTCACGCCGCGCGCGGCAGCATGAGCGTGGGCGAAAGCGCCGGCGGCCTGCCCCCCGACGCGCTGGTGGAGGACGAGGCCCACATCCTGCGCGACACCCAGCGCCTGATCGAAGCCCACCATGACCCCAGGCGCTACGCGATGCAGCGCGTGGTGGTGGCACCGTGTTCGCCGTTTTCAGTGAGCCCGGCGCTGATGAAGGAATCGGCCGCGCTGGCGCGTGCGCTGGGCACACGGATGCACACCCACCTGGCCGAGAACGACCACGACGTGGCCTACAGCCTGCAACGCTTTGGCCAGACCCCGGCGCAGTACGCCGAAAGCCTGGGCTGGCTGGGCCCGGACGTCTGGCACGCGCACTGTGTGCGGCTGGACCCGGAAGGCATCGCGCGCTTCGGCGCGTCAGCCACCGGCATCGCCCACTGCCCCTGCAGCAACATGCGCCTGGCCTCGGGCATTGCCCCGGTGCGGCAGTGGCTGCAGGCCGGCGTTCCCGTGGGCCTGGGCGTGGATGGCAGCGCCAGCAACGACGGCGCGCACCTGCTGGGCGAAGCGCGCATGGCCTTGCTGCTGGCCCGCGTGGGCGCAGCGCAGGAAGCGCCATCCATCGACGCCAGCGGCCACACGGTGTACGGCTGCGACCACGGCGCAGCGCGCCTGAGCGTACGCGATGCCCTGGCCATCGCCACGCGCGGCGGCGCCCAGGTGCTGGGCCGCGACGACATCGGCCAGCTGGCCCCCGGAATGGCCGCCGACCTGGCGCTGTTCAACCTGAATGGTGTGGGTTTGGCCGGCGGCGCCTTGCACGACCCGGTGGCGGCCTTGCTGCTGTGCGCGCCGGCGGCGGCGGCCTACACCCTCGTGAACGGCCGGGTGGTGGTGCGCGAAGGGCAGCTGACCACGCTGGACCTGGGCGCCCTGGTGGCGCGGCACAACCACCTGGCCCGCGACCTGGTGAATGCCCGGCGCTGA